The Lolium rigidum isolate FL_2022 chromosome 1, APGP_CSIRO_Lrig_0.1, whole genome shotgun sequence region CGAACTGCACTCCACATGAACCGAGCGAGGGACAGTCGAAAAAGATGTGATTGTTATCTTCAACTTCCCCACAAAGGGCACAAAGACCCAGGGACGGCCCCCTACGCCGCCGGATGTTCTCATTAGAAGGGAGGCGTTTTCTAGCGAGTTGCCAAAGAAAAATCCGGACCTTTGAGGGGATCGAGAGTTTCCAGAGGTCGCTAAAGAACTTCGAGGGGGTCCCCTGACAAAGTCTAAGGTATAACGAGCGCACGGAGAACCTCCCCGAAGGTTCAAGGGCCCACGTAACCTGATCCGGAAGGGGGAGGGAGGTGGCACCCGAACCTCCCGAAGGAGATTGGCAAGGGCCCCCCGGTCTCCCGGCCCAAGCTCACGGCGGAGCGGGAGGTGCCACGAGGTACCTGTGCGGGCAGCGGCAACCGAGATATCTTGGTCCATGGCAACGGCGAAGAGCGTAGGGAATCGGTCGCATAGGGGTCCCGACCCCTGCCACCAATCACGCCAGAAACTCGTTGTCTTGCCGTCAAGCACCCTATGCTTCGCTCCCAAGCGAAACAAGTGCTTAAGTTTCTGAATGGAGTTCCAGAACTGGGAACCAGGGCGATGCTCGTCCAGCATGAGATCCTTATCCCTAAGGTACTTGCTCTTGAGGATATCCGCCCAAAGACCTTGCTCCCCAGAGTAGATCCTCCAGATCCATTTGACCAAAAGACAGGCATTCATGAGGCGCACACCTGATCTGGTTTTCCTAGTTTTACAACATGTGCTTTTAGAAAGTTGAGCACTTTGAGCATAAATGTCACAGTGGTCTATGCAATTAAATCACCTGAGTCAGTGATAGTTTTGTTAGCTGGGAGCCTGGGAGTTGACATATCATATATGAAAGCCAAATGCTGAGAAGATTCCAACTCGTGAAGATTCAGAAGCCACTACCCAGAATCTTGCTCCCAAAAGGCATCAGTTCCCTTGGGCCCTATTTCTGGGGCCACCATTGCTGCAACCAATATAAGTGTCGAAATAAAATCTGATTAGGATGTTTAATGACTTTGCGATTGGATGTGACATCATTCCTCGACAGCCAAATAGCTCTATAAGCAGCATCTGCTCCCACTAATACCGCTGATCTAAGCTCTTTAGGGACCATACTAGACCAGTTACCAAACGTATGATCAACAGTAGCTTGTGTCTGAATACCCACTGCAATCCTAATAGCCCTCCACAATGGACAAGCAATTGTACGCAGTGGTACGGATACCTGAATGATGATGCTAATATTTTCTGTTGTGCTTATTTCGACCAACACAACCTTGCCAAGAAATCCTTGAAATAGTGACAATCAACTTCATATATATTACGTTGTCAGATCATGTGCTCTGCTACCTCCACAGTGTTACTCCTTTGAGAATTGACACACAATATGCGAGCGGTACTGTATCATCAGCACATAATATAACAGATAAATTAtaattgttgtgattcaaatgtAATCTGCGGTATTGCGGTTCAAATGTCCTCCTCCTGCCTGTCTGCATctgttgttttatttttcctggaGGAATTTTACACTGCAGTATTTGACGTTTTGTTTGCCAGTGATTATGAAGTTGATTGTGGATCCGAGGAACATGCCTACATTGTCTACAAAACACTAGCTGTTGACAATGAGGTAAAGAAGAAGTCGCATTTGAGCTCTCAACAAGATCTCTCCCTTCATAAAATTCTCATGTTTCTTTGTTCATGGCATGTTTGTCAAAAACTCTTTTTGATATCTTTGTATTGCAGTTGCAGCCCGATAAGGTCAGGAGGGAGATGGCTGTGTCTGGTGGCAAGCTTCTCGTGTCAGTAAATCTACACCCACACTTCTAAGAACTGCCTAATCTGCATTGCTCCACGAGGCGTAGCTAACCATTTAAACCTTACCTTCCTATCTGTGAACTCGCAGGCACTTTGAAGCAGTAGAAGCCCGGTTTCTGCGAGCATCTTTCAGCGCGTTTGTCGAACTTATGGTACTTGTGACGAAGCTCGTCGAAGAATATGGTGATGTGAGGCAGGCCTGATGATGGCTGATGGCGCAGCGCCTGTCTCTGCTGACGCTCTCTTCATCGTCAAGGTAGAGGCTATATTGGACAACACAAGTAGCTGATTCCTGATGGACAAATCTTGTACGGAGCACTATGCATCGTGCCAGCTGTGGTGTTCTAGATTACATTGTTTGCTCGATCAACCACTGCACTTTTGGACGCTTTTGGAAAGCAGTACTACAAACAAAGACCCCATAAGAAACGATGTTTGGTTTGAGCCGGTAATGCAGCAAGTAGTAAGAGAACATCTAAGCTAACTAGGTAAAGGACTTTGAAGCATTGATTTCCTGATGGATGCGTTCTGAACTAAATATTGTACGGACTGTAGTATGCATGGTGCAAGCTGTGGTGTTTGCTCGATCAACCACTGCACTTTTTGGTTATTTTGGAAAGCAGTACTGCAAAGACACCATATATAAGAAATGATGTTTGGTTTGAGCTGGTAACACAGCAAGTAGTAAGAGACATCTAAGCTAACTAACTAGTTAAATGACTTGATTAATTAATATTGCCATGTTACAATCAGCGTGAGCAGTACACATGGCGTCAGTGCATCGATCATAGCTCTGTCTTATTATTACCACCAAACCTGCAGACTACTAAGAGCGACAGCAGCACACCTGAACGTGACAATCAACTAGCGACCACACAATACTACTAATAATCCTTAACTAATGAAGCCACACAAGCACACCCTGCAGTACGATAATAAATTAACCAAACTCCATATCACTCTTCCCCATCTGTGCATGTCATAACATGTCACTGGCGTCGTCGGAGTACGTGCGTCTCACAGGGCGGCGACGATCTCGATGACCTCCGGCTTGTCGATCTCCGCCGCCTTGGGGTTGACAGCGTCGGTGTGCTGCTCGATCGCCCTGACCTCGATCTTGTGCACGCCGACGACCGGGACGGGGCCCACGGAGAGGATGGCGACGGTGTGCACGGGCAGCTCGATCACCTggtgcacggcggcgccgccatcTCCGGCGTCGGTGGTGGTGGGCAGCACTGCGGCGTTGCTGGGGTTGCGGTACCAGAAGTAGAGGCCCATCTGGGCGCAGCTGAAGAATAGGCCTCCCACGTTCGGGTACTGCATGCACGCGCGCATAAAATTCATGATGAGATTGACGAAGCTATGAGTAGTGGCAATGGTGGTAAGTAGAAGTTATGTACCATGACGAATGGGTCGTGAGTGAAGAGGCCGTAGCAGAACCAGGCGACGGCGCTGAGGACGAGGCAGCCGGAGAGGCCGACAGGCAGGAACTCCACGCTCTTGGTCTTGATCACCTTGAACTGCACCCACCGATCCATGGATATATGCCATGTCATGCGTGGCCCAAGACGTAATTGAACGAAGAGCAGATCGAAGGGAGAGAGCGCTACTTACGATGACGGAGAGTGGCGCGACGAAGACGGCCATGGAGAATGCGAGGCAGACGCTGCCGAGGAACTTGACGCGCTGCGCCGGCCCGACGGCCTTGAGCGTGAGGGCGACGACGAGGCCGAAGGCGGCGAcgtcgaggaggaagaagtaggCGAGCGTCCTGAGcctggcgcggcgcggcgcgtagACGAGGTAGGCGGCGATGTAGATGAACTCGATGCCGCAGCCGAAGGCGTTGATGGTGAGCAGCAGGCGGGAGTTGGTCTTGATGAGCGCGTAGAAGATCCACAGCACGCAGCTGAAGAGCGCCACCACGTACGGCACCGAGCTGAACCCGCCAGTCGTCTTCTTCGTGAACACCTGCCTGAACGTCGCCCTGCAGTAAATCGAGAAACAGTCAGGTCAGGTCAAtggcggcgccgttgctcggtgaAAAGATCATTACTGCGATAAGAGATGGCGACTTACAGTGGTGCCAGGAACACCATGAAGGAGATGATGTTGCCTGCAAAGGAAAAGAGGAAAACCGACGCCGTTAGCATCTGTCAGTGGCATTCTTTAATTGTATCGGTAATAGAGTGCAGTAGTATGTAATTTTTATTTGAGTGCTGGTACAACTAATGGCAAGCTAGGAAGTTGCTGGGGGTGAACACGCATCCCTCACCGCCCAACCAATCGCTACTTCAAGAAAAGGAATTTCAAGACAGGGAAAGATATAGACAGATAGAAAGAGTGAATCATGGTGAGCTGTTGGTAAGAAGCTAGGAATGGATTAATGGAGATTTAGCCAGTTAGTTGCGCTAGCAATAAATCCGTGTCCGTGTGAAGTGTTTGCGTATTGGTAGGAAACCAAGGATGTGCCCGTGCCAGAATTGGAGCTTCTCCCCTGCTCTATGCATATGCGTTAACCTACCTACACGACGCTGCGATGACTTGTGATCAATGTATATATATGATCATCAAGCATGCGTGAGCTTTATCCATGGAAACGCCAAAGGTGTGTGCGTGCTAATCAAACATAAACTGTGCATTATTTCTCCACTAATTACCTGCGACGCCGGCGAGGGTGATCGCCAGACCTCCAGTCATCTCGACGGCGACTCCGGTACTGATGTCAACTAGAGAGAGGAGGGTGTGCAGGaagaggagggagagagagagaagatctCAGCCTAGGCCAAAACCCCCTTTCCTACTCCCTGTCTACGTGACACAAGGCTCAGTGGCTAAGCTCTGCGAGAGATGCAACTGCTTCTTGTGTGCTTTGGCATCGGCCACGGGGGTTTATATATAGTCGGGGGGCGCCTCGCTTTTGCTGGTGCTGTACAGTGAGCCGCCCACTGCCAGCCGCATGATCTCGATTCATCAACCCTGATCGATGAGAGCTTTGCACACCCTGTCCCTCTGCTCTCGTCTAGTCTAGATCTCTCTTCTCCCAGAACATTTGCTGCATTTGGAACGTGTATGAACAATGGGTTTTGAAAACGTCTCTCTCTCTCCAACGTATAGCTTAATTGATTTGTGTGGTTTACTCTTAGAAAGTTGTGTGATCATGGGGAAAGATGCATCTAATAATAATGTGGCTATTTATGTGTCAGGCTTCTGGGTGATGCCTTATGCATGTAATACATGTTGAGTAAACATTATTTGGTTTAGTTGATTTCCGGTTGCACATTTTGTCTTAACCAAATTAAATTGCTCATTTCAAAGATGTGTACCTTCGGTAAATTTCTTAATTAGCttctatttttttcgataaaaggaatatgTTCATAtcgaaagataccaattacaccgagACTCTGcaaacgcaataccctaatggtactacggatgcacacaacaaaaaaagaaaaagaaaactaagaaaagatAAGTCCCGCTAAAGTATTTCAAccgtagtagcaacaacacatccaccaccaagacaacacctgaattccaggctctccaaaagcgacaccttcaagaagaaaacagtgcacaaacgccgtcgtcgcccgatcaaaagatcttagcctttcaccctgaagatagtcttcgctctcaaaacaatgccttcaacaaggccattgccagacacaaccaattaagaccagactttagattttcaccctgaaaggtgagACTCTGAATTTCACCTATGATGTCACCCCCACATTCATATTGCTGCCGTGAAACCCAGaataccaagcaagtccctcaacaacacaCATACTCGAACCTCCATCGCTAGTCCTCCAAtttggccttcatgatattcttcgcctctgatttcaccatggaccagaatgtcatctgatggcaacacggaacagagcttcgcgccgctccctccaaaaccaaacggtcggaataaaagcatgggtgcgcacgaccgaataccacccgatccagcaaactccacgcataaggtgcactgttacatttgccggcggagccttccgaaactcatcacTCCAGCTAAATCCAGAAGGACGAGCATCAAGTAGATCTTCGTCTTGGCGCGAGAGGAACCCTATGACCGCCGCATTTATTCAAACCACGCGAGCAACCCCCACAGCATCCTCTGGCAACCCGCAAGCTGCCGCACCAAACCCAACCAGTGGCCCAAAGGCTAGACCAGCAATGAGAATGGTGATGGCAGAGCAGGGTCGATCCCCACCGGATCTGGCCCAACCACGCAGTGTAGATGACCGGGGAGGCGGCACGGGAGAGCCCCAAATCGAGATCTTGGGTTCCCACCACCACCCAGCCCGACCATGAAtgcggtgacccaacataccactgcattttatagtatacaagtcgttgatatgatactGATGAAGGGGCTTCTTCACAAATACCACATCCctgagagtggtacaacagaaacattgcaggtcataagcaCTTCACATTATTATTACATAACAAAGTTCTCAACCACTTGGTATTCTcaaaggtccgatgagaacaccctaagaacaTCACTTACTTAA contains the following coding sequences:
- the LOC124679052 gene encoding uncharacterized protein LOC124679052 isoform X2, whose amino-acid sequence is MTSDRCTELAAAMADAAGITSSSGWDFTCDYEVDCGSEEHAYIVYKTLAVDNEPDKVRREMAVSGGKLLVHFEAVEARFLRASFSAFVELMVLVTKLVEEYGDVRQA
- the LOC124679052 gene encoding uncharacterized protein LOC124679052 isoform X1, whose amino-acid sequence is MTSDRCTELAAAMADAAGITSSSGWDFTCDYEVDCGSEEHAYIVYKTLAVDNELQPDKVRREMAVSGGKLLVHFEAVEARFLRASFSAFVELMVLVTKLVEEYGDVRQA
- the LOC124649721 gene encoding bidirectional sugar transporter SWEET11-like, with the translated sequence MTGGLAITLAGVAGNIISFMVFLAPLATFRQVFTKKTTGGFSSVPYVVALFSCVLWIFYALIKTNSRLLLTINAFGCGIEFIYIAAYLVYAPRRARLRTLAYFFLLDVAAFGLVVALTLKAVGPAQRVKFLGSVCLAFSMAVFVAPLSVIFKVIKTKSVEFLPVGLSGCLVLSAVAWFCYGLFTHDPFVMYPNVGGLFFSCAQMGLYFWYRNPSNAAVLPTTTDAGDGGAAVHQVIELPVHTVAILSVGPVPVVGVHKIEVRAIEQHTDAVNPKAAEIDKPEVIEIVAAL